One Defluviimonas sp. SAOS-178_SWC DNA window includes the following coding sequences:
- the tolR gene encoding protein TolR yields MGAGVIKGGGGGRHRRRGGRGKAAVMSEINVTPFVDVMLVLLIIFMVAAPLLTVGVPLELPKTAAQAVSTEQEEPLTISVQEDGTISIQNTAVPEAELIARLTAIAAERNDGKLFLRADGKIPYERVVQVMGALNSGGFSDIVLVTDAGGPSFNGQAGN; encoded by the coding sequence ATGGGCGCGGGCGTGATCAAGGGCGGCGGAGGCGGCAGGCACCGCCGCCGGGGCGGACGCGGCAAGGCCGCAGTGATGAGCGAGATCAACGTCACGCCCTTCGTGGACGTGATGCTGGTTCTTCTGATCATCTTCATGGTGGCCGCGCCGTTGCTGACCGTCGGTGTGCCGCTGGAACTGCCGAAGACCGCCGCGCAGGCGGTATCGACCGAGCAGGAGGAGCCGCTGACCATCTCCGTTCAGGAGGACGGCACGATCTCCATCCAGAACACGGCGGTGCCCGAGGCCGAGTTGATCGCCAGGCTGACGGCGATCGCGGCTGAGCGGAACGACGGCAAGCTTTTCCTCCGCGCCGACGGCAAGATCCCTTACGAGCGGGTCGTGCAGGTCATGGGCGCGCTCAATTCCGGCGGGTTCTCCGACATCGTCCTCGTCACCGACGCGGGCGGGCCGAGCTTCAACGGGCAGGCGGGGAACTAG
- the tolQ gene encoding protein TolQ, which yields MDTQTLAMAQEIDFSLLALFWRASFVVQLVMIMLTVASFWSWSIIVQKFISYRRARQEAAIFDRAFWSGEPLDELFEKIGSQPDGPSEKIFASGMVEWRRSHRQDGELIAGAQARIDRSMDVAIVKATESLTRGLPFLATVGSTAPFVGLFGTVWGIKVAFEQIAISQNTSLAVVAPGIAEALVATALGLLAAIPAVIFYNKLSTDSDRIIAGYEAFADEFATILSRQLDA from the coding sequence ATGGATACCCAAACCCTCGCGATGGCGCAGGAGATCGACTTTTCCTTGCTCGCGCTTTTCTGGCGCGCGTCCTTCGTCGTCCAGCTGGTGATGATCATGCTGACCGTGGCCAGCTTCTGGTCCTGGTCGATCATCGTGCAGAAATTCATCTCCTATCGCCGCGCGCGGCAGGAGGCGGCGATCTTCGACCGGGCGTTCTGGTCGGGCGAGCCGCTTGACGAGCTGTTCGAGAAGATCGGCAGCCAGCCGGACGGGCCGAGCGAGAAGATCTTCGCCTCCGGCATGGTCGAATGGCGGCGCAGCCACCGCCAGGATGGCGAGCTGATCGCGGGCGCGCAGGCGCGGATCGACCGGTCGATGGACGTGGCCATCGTCAAGGCGACGGAAAGCCTGACGCGCGGGCTTCCTTTCCTTGCTACGGTCGGCTCCACAGCCCCGTTCGTCGGGCTTTTCGGCACGGTCTGGGGGATCAAGGTCGCGTTCGAGCAAATCGCGATCAGCCAGAACACCTCGCTTGCCGTCGTGGCGCCCGGCATCGCCGAGGCGCTGGTGGCCACCGCTCTCGGCCTACTCGCCGCGATCCCAGCCGTCATCTTCTATAACAAACTGTCGACGGACAGCGACCGGATCATCGCCGGCTACGAAGCCTTTGCCGACGAATTCGCCACCATCCTCTCGCGCCAGCTGGACGCCTGA